A stretch of Edaphobacter lichenicola DNA encodes these proteins:
- a CDS encoding helix-turn-helix domain-containing protein has translation MIEIDPYLIDVLMRDLAGHDRRPASFLVYLWLAAESEKRGSEVQIGYRELAENIGISKSAAQSAVRWLIKRRLLSAKKSNATALPSYKTLSPWKGRAQR, from the coding sequence ATGATCGAGATCGATCCATACCTCATCGACGTCCTCATGCGCGACCTCGCCGGACACGATCGCCGCCCAGCCAGCTTCCTTGTCTACCTCTGGCTCGCTGCCGAATCTGAAAAGCGAGGCTCCGAGGTACAGATCGGGTATCGAGAGTTGGCGGAAAACATCGGCATCAGCAAAAGTGCGGCACAGAGCGCAGTTCGCTGGCTGATCAAGCGCCGTCTTCTCTCCGCAAAAAAGTCCAACGCAACGGCTCTACCCAGTTACAAGACACTCTCTCCGTGGAAGGGGCGAGCCCAACGCTGA
- a CDS encoding Tex family protein — translation MTDVSVLSPQILLHIAQTLNLPMHGLVAVITLLDEGGTVPFIARYRKEATGNLDEVQIRDIEEKLAYFRDLAARRATILASIAEQGKLSDELKARIEATLDKSELEDLYLPYRPKRRTKATIAREKGLEPLALYLWEQRIADEPLSLKAPRFVDVAKGVASVEEALEGARHIVAEMISESADLRKAARALMFDEGVVVSRKAMDAVDEQEKFKMYYEYREPVKTIPSHRMLAIRRGESENVLYFLIELESARAVNVLRRGVLREQGDWTPQLELAIEDCWSRLLNSSIQGELRLELKKRSDLDAIQVFRENLHHLLLAPPAGPISVLGIDPGQRTGCKVAVVDETGKFLANDVLYLHTSKGAAEAAGKTLEALVVKHQVRAIAIGNGTASRETDAFVREFLRERGLENIFSVTVSESGASIYSASDVARQEFPDLDLTVRGAISIARRLQDPLSELVKVEPKSIGVGQYQHDVDQRQLQQSLETVIESCVNRVGVDLNTSSWTLLRYVSGVTERTALNIVSYRNEHGRFRSRTQLMKVPGIGAKTFEQAAGFLRIRDGENPLDMTAVHPESYPVVEQIAASLKAPVEELIKSPQLLEKVDKSAVSAGSFTLNDILEELKKPGRDPRDKFVAPSFNESVRELSDVMPDMVLEGVVTNVTKFGAFVDIGVHQDGLVHISELSVKFIKDPSEAVKAGQIVKVKVLSVDAKTKRIALSIKALHETGPRGVRPADGGARGGASPKEQGPKEQGRPAGKTQVQVKAHAVTPVKAPISFDDKLAMLSSKWKGR, via the coding sequence ATGACTGACGTAAGCGTTCTCTCTCCTCAGATTTTGCTGCATATTGCCCAAACTCTCAACCTCCCGATGCATGGTCTGGTAGCGGTAATTACGCTTCTGGATGAGGGAGGGACGGTGCCTTTTATTGCGAGGTATCGCAAGGAGGCTACTGGCAATCTCGATGAGGTGCAGATTCGCGATATCGAGGAGAAGCTCGCTTACTTTCGAGATCTGGCTGCGCGGCGAGCTACGATTCTGGCTTCGATTGCGGAGCAGGGCAAGCTGAGCGATGAGTTGAAGGCGCGGATCGAAGCGACTCTTGATAAGAGCGAGTTGGAGGATCTGTATCTTCCGTATCGGCCGAAGCGAAGGACGAAGGCGACGATCGCTCGAGAGAAGGGGTTGGAGCCGCTTGCGCTTTATCTGTGGGAGCAGAGGATTGCGGATGAGCCGCTGAGTTTGAAGGCTCCGCGGTTCGTCGATGTGGCTAAGGGCGTTGCTTCGGTCGAGGAGGCCCTTGAGGGCGCGAGACATATCGTTGCTGAGATGATCAGCGAGAGCGCAGATTTGCGAAAGGCTGCTCGCGCGCTGATGTTCGATGAAGGCGTAGTTGTGAGCCGTAAAGCGATGGACGCGGTGGATGAGCAAGAGAAGTTCAAGATGTACTACGAGTATCGCGAGCCGGTGAAGACGATTCCGTCGCATCGGATGCTCGCGATTCGTCGCGGTGAGAGCGAGAACGTTCTTTATTTTTTGATTGAGTTGGAGTCGGCACGGGCGGTGAATGTGTTGCGGCGTGGAGTGCTGCGAGAGCAGGGGGATTGGACGCCTCAGCTGGAGTTGGCGATTGAGGATTGCTGGTCGCGGCTGCTGAACTCGTCGATTCAGGGTGAACTGCGGCTGGAGTTGAAGAAGCGCTCGGATCTGGATGCGATTCAGGTGTTCCGGGAGAACCTGCATCATCTGTTGCTGGCGCCGCCGGCGGGGCCTATCTCGGTGCTGGGGATTGATCCGGGGCAGAGGACCGGGTGCAAGGTTGCGGTGGTGGATGAGACGGGGAAGTTCCTCGCCAATGATGTGTTGTATCTGCATACGTCGAAGGGCGCTGCGGAGGCCGCTGGCAAGACGCTTGAGGCTCTGGTGGTGAAGCACCAGGTGAGGGCGATTGCTATCGGGAATGGGACGGCTTCGCGGGAGACGGATGCGTTTGTGCGGGAGTTTCTGCGCGAGCGCGGGCTGGAGAACATCTTCTCGGTGACGGTGAGCGAGTCGGGGGCGAGTATCTATTCGGCTTCGGATGTGGCGCGGCAGGAGTTTCCGGACCTCGACCTGACGGTGCGTGGGGCGATCTCCATCGCGCGTCGATTGCAGGATCCTCTTTCGGAACTGGTGAAGGTGGAGCCGAAGTCGATTGGCGTTGGGCAGTATCAGCATGATGTGGATCAGAGGCAGTTGCAGCAGTCGCTGGAGACAGTGATTGAGAGCTGCGTGAATCGGGTTGGTGTTGACCTGAATACTTCGTCGTGGACTTTGCTGCGTTATGTTTCGGGCGTGACGGAGCGGACGGCGCTGAACATCGTGAGCTATCGGAACGAGCATGGACGGTTCCGTTCGCGGACGCAGTTGATGAAGGTCCCTGGAATCGGGGCGAAGACGTTCGAGCAGGCTGCGGGATTTCTGCGGATTCGGGATGGAGAGAATCCGCTGGATATGACTGCGGTTCATCCGGAGTCTTATCCGGTTGTGGAGCAGATTGCGGCTTCGTTGAAGGCTCCGGTGGAGGAACTGATCAAGAGTCCGCAGTTGCTGGAGAAGGTGGACAAGAGCGCGGTTTCGGCGGGGAGTTTTACGCTGAATGACATTCTGGAGGAGTTGAAGAAGCCGGGGCGTGATCCGCGGGATAAGTTTGTTGCGCCGAGCTTCAACGAGAGTGTACGGGAGCTGTCAGATGTGATGCCGGATATGGTGCTGGAAGGTGTGGTGACGAATGTGACCAAGTTTGGTGCGTTCGTCGATATCGGGGTGCACCAGGATGGGCTGGTGCATATCAGTGAGCTGTCGGTGAAGTTCATCAAGGATCCCTCTGAGGCGGTGAAGGCTGGGCAGATTGTGAAGGTGAAGGTGCTGTCCGTCGATGCGAAGACGAAGCGGATTGCGCTTTCGATCAAGGCGCTGCATGAGACGGGGCCGAGAGGTGTTCGTCCGGCGGACGGTGGTGCTCGGGGTGGGGCGTCTCCGAAGGAACAGGGGCCGAAAGAGCAGGGAAGGCCGGCGGGGAAGACTCAGGTTCAGGTGAAGGCTCATGCTGTTACTCCGGTGAAGGCTCCGATCTCTTTCGACGACAAGCTGGCGATGCTGTCTTCCAAGTGGAAGGGGCGGTAG
- a CDS encoding AI-2E family transporter → MQEGRESPPWRQITLYLLTFATLILCAFILQPFFSAIVGAIVLAVVTEIPYNWLSTRIPNRTVCATIALILVILAVIVPGFFLAQELGEQALRAIASLRNPSTQNVLTDYIANHPALANRIEAFSASIDVNNAARTTAAYVGSKAAMILGNSVHLITEIVVMLFLLFFLFRDRQLALAALRSLLPLREDETSELLERIDDTIYATFLGRLAIALVQGVLAGLAFWTLGVPGVVLWSITLTAFAMIPAFGAFLVWGPIAIYLGLNGHWGKAALLAIWGGLIVSTIDNILYPILIGGHLRSHTAIILITILGGIAVFGPLGIILGPVIFTIASTLLDIWHTRTAQITTQP, encoded by the coding sequence ATGCAAGAAGGCAGAGAATCCCCACCCTGGAGACAGATCACCCTCTACCTTCTCACCTTCGCCACTCTCATTCTCTGCGCCTTCATCCTCCAGCCCTTCTTCTCCGCCATCGTCGGAGCCATCGTGCTCGCAGTCGTCACCGAGATCCCCTACAATTGGCTCTCCACCCGCATCCCCAACCGCACCGTCTGCGCCACCATCGCCCTCATCCTCGTCATCCTCGCCGTCATCGTCCCCGGCTTCTTTCTCGCGCAGGAGCTAGGCGAACAGGCCCTCCGCGCCATCGCCTCCCTCCGCAACCCCAGCACCCAGAACGTCCTCACCGACTACATCGCCAACCATCCCGCACTCGCCAACCGCATCGAAGCCTTCTCCGCCTCCATCGACGTCAACAACGCAGCCCGCACCACCGCAGCCTACGTCGGCAGCAAGGCGGCCATGATCCTCGGCAACTCCGTCCATCTCATCACCGAGATCGTCGTCATGCTTTTCCTTCTCTTCTTCCTCTTTCGCGACCGCCAGCTTGCCCTCGCAGCCCTCCGCTCCCTCCTCCCCCTCCGCGAAGACGAGACCAGCGAACTGCTCGAACGCATCGACGACACCATCTACGCCACCTTCCTAGGCCGCCTCGCCATCGCCCTCGTACAGGGAGTCCTCGCCGGCCTCGCCTTCTGGACTCTCGGCGTTCCCGGCGTCGTCCTCTGGTCCATCACCCTTACCGCCTTCGCCATGATCCCGGCCTTCGGAGCCTTCCTCGTCTGGGGGCCCATCGCCATCTACCTCGGCCTCAACGGCCACTGGGGCAAGGCCGCCCTGCTCGCCATCTGGGGCGGACTCATCGTCAGCACCATCGACAACATCCTCTATCCCATCCTCATCGGCGGACACCTGCGCTCCCACACCGCCATCATCCTCATCACCATCCTCGGAGGCATCGCAGTCTTCGGTCCCCTCGGCATCATCCTCGGCCCCGTCATCTTCACCATCGCCTCCACCCTGCTCGACATCTGGCACACCCGCACCGCCCAAATCACCACGCAACCCTGA
- the polA gene encoding DNA polymerase I has product MSNSANQAKAAVAPENKPPIYLLDSMAFIFRAYHAMQRQRPMSTRTGIPTAATYVFVNMINKLRKDFSPHYLAAIYDLSGPVFRDERAREMKSVKKFNIKTQQFEEIDYLGYKANRTEMPADLAQQLPFIRRALEAFRIPILSYEGFEADDVIGTLSWKLSGLGHKVYVVSSDKDMMQLVNEDVFILNPTKDNLILDSAGVEAALGVPPERVIDVMALRGDSIDNIPGAPGIGDKGSIELIQQFGSVEAALDRADEVKRKTYRESLQNNRDNILLSKELVTIHTAVPIDYELDDMLTQPPDNAACRELFSELEFTTLLKELAPSASNTPIRYNLQPTAEQINELLIDARSTDPSGRVNGLTLAVFEDARALAEEVSADLSTEQETEPEPLPSKSMSLFEIPEPEIQGPRVPTVLSALQIGLTTSANSAMIVSLHAPGLREALEDPTLPKHAHDLKAVLRALEPHKINLTGVRDDVMLYSYLINPTHGSHTLPDVTARFTDRALPHTSKTPSEREIANLLPEAANAIHRLSGTLRSQIESAHLTHIYETMDLPLIPVLLRMEQAGVRINSAVLGEMSTRLAVDIDNLAERIYTDSGQRFNINSPKQLGEVLFNKMLLPKPMKYGKGKVVSTAQDVLEELAEHHAVPALVLEYRQLAKLKSTYLDSLPQLTDAMGRVHTTFNQVGTATGRLSSTNPNLQNIPVRTALGREIRAAFIPAPGNVLMSADYSQIELRLMAHFSQDPLLLDAYRTGKDIHTLTASEVFGVDAATMDKETRARAKAVNFGIVYGISPFGLAAQLNIDQKTAKTYIETYFERYKGVQRFIEETLETVRRDQSVKTYFGRIRPIPDIQSRNPNMRGFAERTAINTPLQGTAADLIKLAMLRIDQLIRDRRLKSQMTLQVHDELLFDVVPEEVQELQELVKHEMEHVAEFSIPIVAEVGVGPNWRDMK; this is encoded by the coding sequence ATGTCGAACTCAGCAAATCAAGCAAAAGCAGCCGTCGCGCCCGAAAACAAGCCTCCTATCTACTTGCTCGACAGCATGGCGTTCATCTTCCGCGCATACCACGCGATGCAGCGTCAACGCCCGATGTCAACGCGGACCGGCATTCCTACTGCAGCTACCTATGTCTTCGTGAACATGATCAACAAGCTTCGCAAGGACTTTTCCCCTCACTATCTTGCTGCGATCTACGACCTCTCCGGCCCTGTCTTCCGCGACGAGCGTGCTCGCGAAATGAAGTCGGTTAAGAAGTTCAACATTAAGACCCAGCAGTTTGAAGAGATCGATTATCTCGGCTATAAAGCCAACCGAACTGAAATGCCCGCCGACCTTGCCCAACAGCTTCCTTTTATTCGCCGCGCACTTGAAGCCTTTCGTATCCCGATTCTTAGTTACGAGGGATTCGAGGCGGACGACGTAATAGGAACACTCTCTTGGAAGCTCTCCGGTCTAGGCCACAAGGTCTACGTTGTCTCCTCCGATAAGGATATGATGCAGCTCGTCAACGAAGACGTGTTCATTCTCAATCCCACGAAAGACAACCTCATTCTTGACAGTGCTGGTGTTGAGGCTGCGCTTGGTGTCCCGCCCGAACGCGTCATTGATGTAATGGCCCTCCGTGGCGATTCAATCGATAACATTCCCGGTGCCCCAGGCATTGGTGATAAAGGATCCATCGAACTCATTCAACAGTTCGGCAGCGTTGAGGCCGCACTCGATCGCGCGGATGAAGTAAAGCGAAAGACGTATCGCGAATCGCTGCAAAACAATCGCGACAATATTCTTCTTTCAAAAGAGCTCGTCACGATTCACACTGCTGTGCCTATCGACTACGAACTAGACGATATGCTTACCCAGCCCCCTGACAATGCTGCGTGTCGTGAACTTTTCTCGGAGCTCGAATTCACAACTTTGCTAAAGGAGCTTGCTCCTTCCGCGTCCAATACTCCCATCAGATACAATCTGCAACCGACTGCGGAGCAAATAAATGAATTACTGATCGATGCTCGTTCAACTGATCCTTCCGGAAGGGTCAATGGACTAACTCTGGCCGTTTTTGAAGATGCCCGGGCCCTCGCAGAAGAGGTCTCGGCGGATCTATCCACAGAACAGGAGACTGAGCCCGAGCCACTGCCATCCAAATCCATGTCGCTCTTTGAAATCCCGGAGCCGGAGATCCAGGGGCCGAGGGTGCCGACTGTTTTATCAGCTCTCCAGATTGGTCTCACGACATCTGCTAACTCCGCGATGATCGTCTCTCTTCACGCGCCCGGTTTGAGAGAGGCGCTTGAAGACCCAACCCTTCCCAAGCATGCCCATGACCTCAAAGCAGTCCTTAGGGCACTCGAGCCTCACAAGATCAACTTGACCGGGGTTCGCGACGATGTCATGCTCTATAGCTATCTCATCAACCCAACGCATGGCTCTCACACTCTTCCCGATGTTACGGCGCGATTTACTGACCGCGCCCTACCCCACACCTCAAAGACGCCTAGCGAAAGAGAAATTGCTAATCTCCTGCCCGAAGCAGCCAATGCTATCCACCGCCTCTCTGGCACGCTTCGCAGTCAGATTGAATCCGCTCACCTGACGCATATTTACGAGACGATGGATCTTCCGCTGATTCCTGTTCTGTTGCGCATGGAGCAGGCCGGTGTGCGGATTAACTCCGCGGTTCTCGGTGAGATGTCCACTCGGCTTGCTGTTGATATAGATAATCTCGCCGAGCGCATTTATACGGATTCGGGCCAACGTTTCAATATCAACTCGCCCAAGCAGCTCGGCGAAGTTCTCTTCAACAAGATGCTTCTTCCCAAGCCGATGAAGTATGGCAAGGGCAAAGTTGTCTCTACTGCTCAGGATGTTCTGGAGGAGCTTGCAGAACATCATGCCGTTCCAGCGCTCGTGCTCGAATATCGTCAACTCGCGAAGCTTAAATCAACCTATCTCGACTCGCTTCCGCAGCTTACCGATGCGATGGGCCGTGTTCATACAACCTTCAATCAAGTCGGTACGGCGACTGGGCGCCTCTCCAGTACTAATCCGAACCTGCAGAACATTCCTGTTCGTACTGCTCTAGGTCGTGAGATTCGCGCTGCATTTATTCCTGCTCCGGGGAATGTGCTAATGTCGGCAGACTATTCGCAGATCGAACTGCGCCTGATGGCCCACTTCTCGCAAGACCCTTTGTTACTCGATGCCTATCGAACCGGCAAGGATATTCACACTCTGACCGCGAGCGAGGTGTTTGGCGTTGACGCTGCCACTATGGACAAAGAGACACGCGCTCGCGCGAAGGCTGTTAATTTTGGCATCGTATATGGCATTAGTCCGTTTGGACTTGCAGCGCAGCTGAACATTGATCAAAAGACCGCCAAAACCTATATCGAGACCTACTTTGAACGCTACAAAGGGGTCCAGCGTTTCATTGAGGAGACACTCGAGACAGTGCGTCGAGATCAATCCGTGAAAACGTACTTTGGCCGAATTCGACCAATCCCTGATATTCAATCCCGCAACCCCAACATGCGCGGTTTTGCGGAGCGGACTGCGATCAATACGCCGCTCCAGGGTACGGCTGCCGATCTCATCAAACTGGCGATGCTTAGGATCGACCAGCTTATTCGAGATCGAAGGCTGAAGTCGCAGATGACGCTCCAGGTACATGACGAGCTGCTCTTTGACGTAGTGCCTGAAGAGGTTCAAGAACTTCAAGAACTTGTCAAGCACGAGATGGAGCACGTTGCCGAGTTCTCCATTCCGATCGTTGCAGAGGTGGGGGTTGGACCGAACTGGCGAGATATGAAGTAG
- a CDS encoding VOC family protein, with translation MIRGIKFVGVPVRNQDEALRFWTEKAGCKITTDQEMGPGQRWIELAFPGTETGIALFTPKGHEDRIGTFQSISFWCDDVFATAKSLESRGVTFVQAPRKEDWGTSAIFADADGNQFVLSSR, from the coding sequence ATGATTCGAGGTATTAAATTTGTTGGAGTTCCAGTTCGCAATCAGGATGAGGCGTTACGGTTCTGGACAGAGAAGGCGGGATGCAAGATTACGACGGACCAGGAGATGGGTCCGGGGCAGCGATGGATTGAGCTTGCCTTCCCTGGAACGGAGACCGGTATTGCGTTATTTACGCCGAAGGGGCACGAAGACCGCATCGGGACGTTTCAGTCCATCAGCTTCTGGTGCGATGACGTCTTCGCAACGGCCAAGAGCCTGGAGTCGCGTGGTGTGACGTTTGTACAGGCTCCGCGAAAAGAAGACTGGGGCACGTCGGCAATTTTTGCAGATGCCGATGGAAATCAGTTTGTTTTGTCAAGCCGATAG
- the queA gene encoding tRNA preQ1(34) S-adenosylmethionine ribosyltransferase-isomerase QueA: MLVSDFNFDLPEELIAQSPPAIRGSSRMLLFDRATGQYRDNFFRNLPRILKPGDLLILNDSRVLPARLYATRARSPQTQHSSPDPTGRIEVLLTQQLAPNDWTALVRPSRKIQPGERLLFHAPNEARPLLEAEIISASEFGERTLRFSPTPDFNAILNKIGHMPLPPYIHREDSEADRDRYQTVFSQESGSAAAPTAGLHFTPEILTQLKQNGIQIETITLHVGLGTFQPVRAEKLEDIRLHAEHYTLPATTAEAINTALREGGRIIAAGTTTTRTLEHCAQISAGSFLEPHSGQTTIFISPGYKFKIVSGLLTNFHLPQSTLLMMVSAFACPENGKELVLSAYTHAILKKYRFFSYGDCMLLL, encoded by the coding sequence TTGCTCGTATCCGACTTCAATTTCGACCTCCCCGAAGAGCTGATAGCCCAGTCCCCACCGGCGATTCGCGGCTCCAGCCGCATGCTCCTCTTCGACCGCGCCACCGGCCAGTACCGTGACAATTTTTTTCGCAACTTACCCCGAATCCTAAAGCCCGGCGACCTCCTTATCCTCAATGACAGCCGTGTTTTACCCGCGCGCCTCTACGCCACTCGTGCCCGCAGCCCCCAAACCCAACACAGCTCACCCGACCCCACCGGCCGCATAGAAGTCCTGCTCACACAACAGCTTGCCCCAAATGATTGGACAGCACTCGTCCGCCCTAGCCGCAAGATTCAGCCAGGAGAACGCCTCCTCTTCCACGCCCCCAACGAAGCAAGACCCTTGCTGGAAGCGGAAATTATCTCCGCCTCCGAGTTCGGCGAACGCACTCTCCGCTTCTCCCCCACACCAGATTTCAACGCCATCCTCAACAAAATAGGCCACATGCCTCTCCCTCCCTACATCCACCGTGAGGATAGCGAAGCCGACCGCGACCGCTACCAGACAGTCTTCTCACAAGAATCCGGCAGCGCCGCCGCCCCCACAGCCGGTCTCCACTTCACTCCCGAGATTCTGACCCAACTCAAGCAAAACGGCATCCAAATCGAAACCATCACCCTCCACGTTGGCCTCGGCACCTTCCAGCCAGTCCGAGCGGAAAAGCTTGAAGATATTCGCCTCCACGCCGAGCACTACACCCTTCCTGCGACGACCGCAGAGGCCATCAACACCGCTCTTCGTGAAGGCGGCCGCATCATCGCGGCTGGCACAACCACGACCCGTACACTTGAACACTGTGCCCAGATATCTGCGGGGAGTTTTCTTGAACCTCACTCTGGCCAGACGACCATCTTCATCAGTCCTGGCTATAAGTTCAAGATCGTGAGCGGCCTCCTGACAAACTTTCATCTTCCACAATCCACGTTGCTTATGATGGTCAGCGCCTTTGCGTGTCCTGAAAATGGAAAAGAATTGGTACTTTCCGCTTACACACACGCCATTCTAAAAAAATACCGATTCTTCAGCTACGGTGACTGCATGCTCCTTCTCTAG
- a CDS encoding lysophospholipid acyltransferase family protein, producing the protein MASTYTLKQRLALAIVPRLASATIRLLGMTLRFEDVRDPGASLAFDSPPPAVYAFWHRSLLLSAWHFRNHDIAILISASFDGELIARTVERLGFLAIRGSSSRSGTLGLRNMYRAYRDGHYCAITADGPRGPAMVAKPGVTQLAQLAGSSVGTFYVLPERAWQLRSWDRFLIPKPFSRVFIGWPLLTAANEEAVQAALDRAVELAESRISNLRK; encoded by the coding sequence GTGGCCTCCACCTACACCCTCAAGCAACGCCTCGCCCTCGCCATCGTCCCCCGCCTCGCGAGTGCGACCATCCGCCTCCTCGGCATGACCCTTCGCTTCGAAGACGTCCGCGACCCCGGAGCCTCGCTGGCCTTCGACTCCCCACCCCCAGCCGTCTACGCCTTCTGGCACCGCTCCCTGCTCCTCAGCGCCTGGCACTTCCGCAACCACGACATTGCCATCCTCATCAGCGCCAGCTTCGACGGCGAACTCATCGCCCGCACCGTCGAGCGTCTGGGCTTCCTGGCCATAAGAGGCTCCAGCTCACGCTCAGGCACCCTCGGCCTGCGCAACATGTACCGAGCCTATCGGGACGGCCACTACTGCGCCATCACCGCCGACGGCCCCCGCGGCCCCGCCATGGTCGCCAAACCCGGCGTCACCCAGCTCGCCCAACTCGCCGGCAGCTCCGTCGGAACCTTCTACGTCCTCCCCGAACGAGCCTGGCAGCTTCGCTCCTGGGACCGCTTCCTCATCCCCAAGCCCTTCTCAAGAGTCTTCATAGGCTGGCCCCTCCTGACCGCCGCCAACGAGGAAGCAGTTCAGGCCGCCCTCGATCGCGCCGTCGAACTGGCCGAATCCCGAATCAGCAATCTCCGAAAATAA
- a CDS encoding outer membrane beta-barrel protein produces MRCFNRLLLFSLFLVLSSGFEASAQSAAATPTNADVEELRQTVRDLALRVSVLEAELHKERPVVTTEVATLRPAVLVGPAADVRSSVEGVSSSSVASVPASAAVSQQTTSTPTSPVASVLPTQLPGGATLNYTFDGYYDYDFNHPIGRVQYLRAYDVLSNAFSINQADVVFALDPDVAAGRRYGVRLDLQFGQATETLQGSPQNEPRPDIYRNIFQVYGTYVVPLGKGLTVDVGKWASSLGIEGNYTKDQVNYSRSFFFNYLPFYHAGVRTSYKVNDKLAVNYWLVNGTDQSEPTNSFKDELFGFTAQPAKSVVWNFNYYLGQDHPDAAPATNCTAPVQPGLCLQAITPAPDGKQHIFDSYVTWNATPKLTLSLEGDYLISREWANAAPGESSAPSHVDGGAAYARYQLTPKMALGGRTEYLSDRGGLFSGTTQALKEFTGTYEYKFGEGFLTRVEYRRDWSNVPFFLTNKPGVLSSDQPTLTVGMVWWVGGKTGAW; encoded by the coding sequence ATGCGTTGCTTCAATCGACTCCTCCTTTTTTCTCTTTTTCTTGTTTTGTCGTCAGGGTTTGAAGCCAGCGCGCAGAGTGCGGCGGCTACTCCAACCAACGCCGACGTTGAGGAGCTACGACAGACGGTGCGCGATCTGGCGCTGCGGGTAAGCGTGTTGGAGGCAGAGCTGCACAAAGAACGTCCTGTTGTGACGACGGAGGTGGCAACACTGAGGCCGGCGGTGCTAGTTGGCCCGGCTGCGGATGTTCGGAGCAGCGTGGAAGGTGTGTCGAGCAGCAGCGTCGCGTCTGTCCCGGCGTCAGCAGCAGTGAGTCAGCAGACCACTTCAACACCAACTTCTCCTGTGGCTTCAGTTTTGCCGACACAGCTTCCCGGTGGGGCCACGCTGAACTATACCTTTGACGGGTACTACGACTACGACTTCAATCATCCGATTGGGCGGGTGCAGTATCTGCGGGCCTACGATGTGCTGAGCAATGCATTCAGCATCAACCAGGCTGACGTCGTGTTTGCGCTCGACCCAGATGTTGCGGCTGGTAGACGCTACGGAGTTCGGTTGGATCTGCAGTTTGGGCAGGCGACGGAGACACTGCAGGGGAGTCCGCAGAACGAGCCTCGACCGGATATCTACCGGAATATCTTTCAGGTGTATGGAACGTATGTCGTGCCGCTGGGTAAGGGACTGACAGTGGATGTGGGCAAGTGGGCTAGTTCACTGGGAATCGAAGGCAACTATACGAAGGACCAGGTGAACTACTCGCGGTCCTTCTTCTTCAACTATCTGCCGTTCTATCACGCTGGTGTCCGGACCAGCTACAAGGTGAACGACAAGCTGGCGGTGAACTACTGGCTAGTGAATGGAACCGATCAGTCGGAGCCTACGAACTCGTTTAAGGACGAGTTGTTTGGATTTACGGCGCAACCCGCGAAGAGTGTTGTTTGGAACTTCAACTACTACCTTGGACAAGACCATCCGGATGCCGCGCCGGCTACGAACTGCACGGCCCCGGTGCAGCCTGGGCTGTGCCTGCAGGCGATTACTCCTGCTCCAGATGGCAAGCAACATATCTTCGACAGCTACGTGACGTGGAACGCGACGCCGAAGCTAACGTTGTCGCTTGAGGGGGATTATTTGATCTCGCGGGAGTGGGCCAATGCGGCGCCTGGGGAGTCTTCCGCGCCTTCGCATGTGGATGGCGGGGCGGCTTATGCACGGTATCAGCTGACGCCGAAGATGGCGCTGGGGGGACGGACCGAGTACTTGTCCGATCGTGGAGGGCTCTTCAGCGGGACTACGCAGGCGCTGAAGGAGTTTACGGGGACCTATGAGTACAAGTTTGGCGAGGGATTTTTGACTCGTGTGGAGTATCGCAGAGACTGGAGCAATGTTCCCTTCTTTTTGACGAACAAGCCTGGGGTGTTGTCTTCGGATCAGCCTACGCTGACTGTGGGGATGGTCTGGTGGGTTGGGGGGAAGACGGGGGCCTGGTAG